Below is a genomic region from Methanoculleus thermophilus.
GACCCCGAAAACCCCTACGAGTCGCCGGCAGACGTGCCCCGGACCGGCCGCCGCGGCGAGCCCCTGGTCGACGCGATCATCGAGTACCCGAACGCCAACCAGCCCGGCGGGATCGGGGCGGTCGTCATCGGCGGCTACGTCTACCGGGGGCAGGCACTCCCCGGGCTCTTCGGGCGCTACGTATTCGGCGAGTGGAACCGGGCGGGGACCGACGGCGATGGGATCATCTTCGTCGCGACGGAGAAACCCGGAAGTCCGTGGGAGTTTCATGAGATCGAGGTTGCCGGGAGCCGGACCGTGGGGGCGTATGTCCTCGCGTTCGGGGAGGATGCAGAGCGCGAACTCTATATTCTGACCTCAAAGAGCCGGGGACCGGCCGGGAAGACCGGCAGGGTTTATCGGCTCGTCCCGCCGCCCTGACCTCCGCTACTCCGCGAGGTCTCGCCGGACATCCCGCATCGTCTCATCGAAGTCCTGCATCAGGGTGTCGGATCGATCCTGCACCGCATCGTACACCATGGTCAGGACGGTGAGGGCACGATACGGCACCCACGCCCTGTGAGTGGAGACGGTGTGAAACCCCGCCCTCTCATACAGCCGCACCGCAGGCGGGTTGGGGGCGATGACGGAGAGAACGATCCTCCCGCCCCCGCGGGACCGGACCCGCCTGACAGCGTCCTCGAGCAGCGCCGCGCCGATTCCCCGGCCCCGCTCTGCAGGAGCGACCGAGAGGCTGGAGATCTCGTATGCGGGCTCCGGTTCTCGCTTCAGGTAGTGCGGCGCAAAGATTAGCAGTTCGACAAGGAAGAACCGTACGGCGGTGATGGGGCCGGCCGCACGGGCGACAGCGAGAGCCCCCTTCACGAGCCCGGGGGCGTCCGGTGCCTGCATGACCAAGATCCCGGCGACCCTGCCCTCCCTGACGGCGCAGGTGATCATCTCGCGCCCAAAGGCATTGCCGCCCGCCCTGACCAGACGCTCGATCGTTGAAAGAGCCCTCGTCCGATCCCTGCCAAAGACGAGCGGGAAATACGCCGGCTCGGTCTCGTAAATTAGACCCGCAACCTCCTCGGTGCAGTGCCGGTCCGGGCTGAACGGTTCGATAAACATCGGGGACGACTCCGGGGCGTCTCGGCGCTCAAAGCCCCCCGTCGGGGAGAAGGACGGGTTTTGGGGACGGATTCCTATGGGCATCCCGATGAGAGGGGAGGTCGCCGCTCTTTTGAGGGATTTAAGTGCGCTCCGGCCTTCCCTTCCACTCCCAGAGCCTTGATCGGCTGTTGCCCTCGGCGTCGACGGTGTACTCGATTATGACGGCGGTTCCGTTGAGGCGGCTCCATTGCGGGGTGGACGAGCGGAAGAAGAGCAGCCCATGAAAGAGCGTTTCAGGGTCTGATGCGCTTCCTTTTCCCATACCCATCCCGGTGTACATGGCCATCTCGCCGTCCTTTGACGTGACCACGCCGGAACCCTCGGCGTGGAAGGTGTCCGGACTGCGCCACACACTCCAGGCGGTCGATAGGTCCTGGGACTCGATGCCCAGCAGCCTTCCGGTCGACAGGTCCGTCGTCTCGATCTTCGGGCTGGTCTCGAGCAGCTCAACGACCCTTGTTCCGATGATCTTCCCTCGCGACTCGCCGATCAGTTCACCCGACATCTTCAACTCCTCCTGATGCTGTATTCGCTGCACCCCTCATCGCGATTCCAGAAGACCGTCTCGCGGGGTGCACCGGTCAACCCTAACCATTGCGGGATAAAAAAAGTATGCGGATCTCCGGCGGTACGTCGATCGTATCGAGGGAATAGGGCCGGGGCGCTACGGTCCCAGGGCGGCGTAGAGGGTGCCGATGCCCGTGAGGGCCTTATAGCCCTTATCGGTGATGATATAGTCCCCCCGCTCATGCCGTTGCAGGATCAGTCCCGCGTCCTGGAGTTTCTTGAGATGGAAGAGCAGGTTCCCTCCCCGGAGATCGGTCAGGTTCGAGAGGGACGAGAACGTCTGCGACTCTGCGGCAAGCGCCTGCACGATCCGGAACCGGTGCCGGTTTGCGAGCGGCTCGAGGATCTCCCGAACCAGGACCTCGCCCGGAAGGTCCGCGATGGACGAAGAAGTCTCCTTGTTCTCCCGGTAGACCCCGAGCGATCGCATCAGATCGAGCTGTTT
It encodes:
- a CDS encoding GNAT family N-acetyltransferase; translation: MFIEPFSPDRHCTEEVAGLIYETEPAYFPLVFGRDRTRALSTIERLVRAGGNAFGREMITCAVREGRVAGILVMQAPDAPGLVKGALAVARAAGPITAVRFFLVELLIFAPHYLKREPEPAYEISSLSVAPAERGRGIGAALLEDAVRRVRSRGGGRIVLSVIAPNPPAVRLYERAGFHTVSTHRAWVPYRALTVLTMVYDAVQDRSDTLMQDFDETMRDVRRDLAE